In Ruminiclostridium papyrosolvens DSM 2782, the following proteins share a genomic window:
- a CDS encoding DivIVA domain-containing protein, with protein sequence MYYTPEDFKCLCIKKSLLNGYCRKQVDAILAQVGEDYIGMAKETQEMKNKIDILNETVQHYKILEESLQHSIIVAQHTSEQIKTNACEKAKNITDEAEVSATKIIETANLEVIKARGKLDEIKGQLYSFKTKSEALISAQLDVLKQLFSEENNG encoded by the coding sequence ATGTATTATACTCCCGAAGATTTTAAATGTCTTTGCATAAAAAAGTCCCTTCTTAACGGATATTGCAGAAAACAAGTTGATGCGATCCTTGCCCAAGTGGGTGAGGACTACATAGGTATGGCTAAAGAAACCCAGGAAATGAAAAACAAAATAGATATACTCAATGAAACTGTTCAACACTATAAAATACTTGAGGAATCATTACAGCATTCTATTATAGTTGCACAGCACACAAGCGAACAAATAAAGACAAATGCGTGTGAGAAAGCAAAAAATATAACTGATGAGGCAGAGGTAAGTGCCACAAAAATAATTGAAACTGCCAATCTTGAGGTCATTAAGGCAAGAGGAAAACTGGATGAAATAAAAGGTCAGTTGTATTCCTTTAAAACAAAGTCTGAGGCGTTGATAAGTGCACAACTTGATGTACTAAAGCAATTATTCAGTGAAGAAAATAATGGGTAG
- a CDS encoding glycoside hydrolase family 43 protein, whose amino-acid sequence MTKTDCNYFSNPILPGFYPDPSICRVNDDYYLVTSSFTYFPGLPIFHSKDLVNWKQIGHALDRTTQLDLDELEQSQGIYAPTIRYNKGLFYIACTNVGKKGNFIITAEKPEGPWSEPYWVDDAPGIDPSLFFDDDGKVYFMGTNDAPDGTYYGDNEIWMRELDTQKMQLTGPRYGLWRGALKNAVWPEGPHIYKINGYYYLMIAEGGTDYHHSVTVARSKSVTGPYEGCKGNPILTHRHLGRKYPIANVGHADLVETQNGEWWMVALASRPYGGYFRNLGRETFLIPVTWEDGWPVVSPLSGKVEFSYERPKLPSDNPVKAEVCDNFDNDKLDFIWNFVRTPRENFYSLTDRPGYLRLKLSPVKIVEEKNPAYIGRRQQHINFKAKTIMEFSPENENEAAGILLIQNNNYHIRFECTCSGEKNIIRLVVCNNGEESVISQKEIIHKRIHMVVQACGQDYSFYFGDENQLTELAVNVDGRILSTDVAGGFIGAYVGMFASSNGFESDNTADFDLFEYTGL is encoded by the coding sequence TTGACAAAAACAGATTGTAATTATTTCAGTAATCCTATATTGCCGGGGTTTTATCCTGACCCGTCAATATGCCGCGTAAACGATGACTATTACCTCGTTACATCCAGCTTTACATACTTCCCGGGACTGCCGATTTTTCACAGCAAGGATTTAGTAAATTGGAAACAGATAGGACATGCTCTGGACAGGACAACCCAGCTGGACTTAGATGAACTTGAGCAATCTCAGGGAATATATGCTCCAACCATCAGATATAACAAAGGCTTATTTTATATTGCATGTACCAACGTAGGAAAAAAGGGCAATTTCATAATAACAGCGGAAAAACCGGAAGGCCCGTGGTCAGAACCATACTGGGTGGACGATGCCCCCGGCATAGATCCGTCACTTTTCTTTGATGATGACGGGAAGGTATATTTTATGGGAACCAATGATGCACCTGATGGAACCTATTATGGAGACAACGAAATCTGGATGCGGGAACTGGACACTCAAAAGATGCAACTGACAGGCCCTCGATATGGGTTGTGGAGAGGTGCATTGAAAAATGCCGTATGGCCGGAAGGACCACATATCTATAAAATTAACGGATATTACTATTTAATGATAGCCGAGGGCGGAACAGATTATCATCATTCAGTTACAGTTGCCAGAAGCAAAAGTGTAACAGGCCCTTATGAGGGTTGCAAGGGAAATCCTATTCTTACTCACAGGCATTTGGGAAGAAAATATCCTATTGCAAATGTAGGCCATGCAGATCTTGTTGAAACACAAAATGGCGAGTGGTGGATGGTAGCACTGGCATCAAGACCGTATGGAGGATACTTTAGAAACCTTGGCCGTGAAACATTTTTGATTCCCGTTACATGGGAAGACGGATGGCCGGTAGTAAGCCCATTAAGCGGGAAAGTGGAGTTTTCCTATGAAAGACCTAAGCTTCCTTCAGATAATCCTGTTAAAGCAGAAGTTTGTGACAACTTTGACAATGATAAGCTTGACTTTATATGGAATTTTGTACGCACTCCAAGAGAAAACTTCTACAGTCTCACTGACAGACCGGGATATTTAAGGCTAAAGCTGAGCCCTGTAAAAATAGTTGAGGAAAAAAACCCTGCTTATATTGGCAGACGTCAGCAACATATTAATTTTAAAGCAAAAACAATAATGGAGTTTTCTCCTGAGAACGAAAATGAAGCGGCAGGCATACTATTAATACAAAATAACAATTATCACATAAGGTTTGAATGCACTTGCTCCGGTGAAAAAAATATAATAAGACTGGTTGTATGTAATAACGGAGAGGAAAGCGTCATTTCCCAAAAGGAAATTATACATAAACGTATTCATATGGTAGTTCAGGCATGCGGACAGGATTACAGCTTTTATTTCGGAGATGAAAATCAGCTTACGGAGCTTGCCGTGAATGTAGACGGGAGAATACTCAGTACTGATGTTGCAGGAGGCTTTATCGGGGCATATGTAGGAATGTTTGCCAGCAGCAATGGTTTTGAAAGCGATAATACGGCAGATTTTGATTTATTTGAATATACAGGCTTATAG
- the ilvN gene encoding acetolactate synthase small subunit, producing the protein MAKHTLSVLVENRSGVLSRVAGLFSRRGFNIDSLAVGVTENPEVSRMTIVVDGDEYTVEQVSKQLNKLIDIIKIRALENTDSVSRELALIKVNATSSTRSEIVQIVEIFRAKIVDVSKNTLTVEISGSGDKVRALEDMLRQFGIKEIVRTGTIAIERGNKYIKAGSTEEI; encoded by the coding sequence ATGGCAAAACATACACTTTCTGTACTGGTTGAAAACCGCTCCGGAGTATTGTCCAGAGTAGCAGGTTTATTCAGCAGGAGGGGGTTCAATATTGATAGCCTTGCAGTGGGGGTAACAGAGAATCCCGAAGTATCACGAATGACTATTGTAGTTGACGGAGACGAGTATACTGTTGAGCAGGTAAGCAAGCAGTTGAATAAGTTAATAGACATAATTAAAATAAGAGCTTTAGAAAATACTGACTCCGTAAGTCGTGAGCTTGCTCTGATAAAGGTTAATGCAACATCCTCTACAAGGTCTGAAATAGTTCAGATAGTTGAAATATTCAGAGCAAAAATTGTAGATGTATCAAAAAATACATTAACTGTTGAAATATCAGGTTCAGGGGATAAAGTCAGGGCTCTTGAAGATATGCTCAGACAGTTTGGTATAAAGGAAATCGTAAGAACAGGTACAATTGCTATTGAAAGAGGCAATAAGTATATTAAGGCAGGAAGTACGGAAGAAATATAG
- the gmd gene encoding GDP-mannose 4,6-dehydratase — MKKALITGITGQDGSYLSEFLLNKGYEVHGIARRSSSLNTQRISHLLEDKAGENSQISLHFGDLSDSGSLSKLIYRIEPDEVYNLGAQSHVKVSFDVPEYTGDVDALGTVRLLESIREINPRIKFYQASSSELFGKVRETPQSETTPFYPRSPYGVAKMYSYWITVNYREAYDLFACNGILFNHESPRRGETFVTRKITKGISDIVNGKTDKLYLGNIDAKRDWGFAGDYVEAMWLMLQQNEPDDFVIATGETHTVREFCNLAFKRVGITLEWQGSGEQEKAVDSANGKELINISSKFFRPTEVDLLLGNPSKAKSKLKWEQKVSFEELVKMMVESDLNGEMK, encoded by the coding sequence ATGAAAAAAGCTTTAATTACAGGGATAACAGGTCAGGATGGGTCATATCTGTCTGAGTTTTTATTAAATAAAGGATACGAAGTTCATGGTATTGCCAGAAGAAGCAGTAGCTTGAATACTCAAAGGATATCCCACCTTCTTGAGGATAAGGCCGGTGAAAACTCACAAATTTCTCTTCATTTCGGAGATTTATCCGACTCCGGAAGCCTCAGTAAACTAATTTATAGGATAGAGCCCGATGAAGTTTACAATCTGGGTGCCCAAAGTCATGTCAAAGTATCGTTTGATGTTCCCGAATATACCGGAGATGTGGATGCATTGGGAACTGTAAGACTTTTGGAAAGTATCAGAGAAATTAATCCTCGTATCAAGTTCTATCAGGCTTCCTCAAGCGAATTATTCGGTAAGGTAAGAGAAACTCCTCAAAGTGAGACTACTCCCTTCTATCCCAGAAGCCCGTACGGAGTAGCAAAAATGTATTCGTACTGGATTACGGTAAACTACCGTGAAGCATATGACCTCTTTGCATGTAACGGAATTCTTTTCAATCATGAGTCTCCCAGACGCGGAGAAACCTTCGTAACCCGTAAGATAACTAAAGGAATATCCGACATAGTAAATGGGAAAACAGACAAACTTTATCTTGGTAACATTGACGCCAAAAGGGATTGGGGCTTTGCAGGGGATTACGTAGAAGCAATGTGGCTCATGCTTCAGCAGAATGAACCCGACGATTTTGTTATAGCAACCGGGGAAACTCACACCGTAAGGGAATTCTGTAACCTTGCATTTAAACGTGTAGGTATAACGCTGGAGTGGCAAGGCTCCGGAGAACAGGAAAAGGCTGTGGACAGTGCTAACGGAAAGGAGCTTATCAATATCAGCAGTAAATTCTTCCGTCCAACAGAGGTAGATTTGCTTTTGGGTAATCCGTCCAAAGCAAAAAGTAAACTCAAATGGGAACAGAAAGTCTCTTTTGAGGAGCTTGTTAAAATGATGGTTGAAAGTGATTTAAATGGGGAGATGAAATAA
- a CDS encoding GDP-L-fucose synthase family protein — protein sequence MNKDSKIYVAGHNGMVGSAIVRRLQKNGYENILCKSHRELDLTNQTLTDEFFKDEQPDFVFIAAAKVGGIHANNSFPADFIMENMLIECNLLKSAFKYGVKKLLFLGSSCIYPKLCPQPIKEEYLLTGELEPTNEAYALAKISGIKMCQSYNRQYGTRFISAMPASLYGVNDRFNINNSHVIPSMIIKFHEAKVNNKPYVELWGTGNPLREFLYVDDMADACLYLMQNYEGNEFVNIGSGKEISIRNLAETLKQVTEYTGELVFDTTKPDGTPRRVLDNSKIHKTGWVPRIDMEEGLRREYEYYLKYIIG from the coding sequence ATGAATAAGGATAGTAAAATCTATGTAGCCGGACACAATGGCATGGTTGGTTCTGCAATAGTAAGGAGACTTCAAAAGAACGGGTATGAAAACATATTATGTAAAAGTCACAGAGAGCTGGACCTTACAAATCAGACCTTAACAGACGAATTTTTTAAGGATGAACAACCGGATTTTGTATTTATTGCAGCTGCAAAGGTTGGCGGAATCCATGCCAACAACTCCTTTCCTGCGGATTTTATAATGGAAAATATGCTTATAGAGTGCAATTTATTAAAAAGTGCTTTTAAATATGGAGTAAAAAAGCTGCTGTTTCTGGGCAGTTCGTGTATATACCCAAAATTATGTCCTCAGCCCATAAAGGAAGAATATCTTCTGACCGGTGAATTAGAGCCTACCAACGAAGCATACGCTCTTGCAAAAATATCGGGCATTAAAATGTGCCAATCTTACAACAGGCAGTATGGTACACGGTTTATTTCTGCAATGCCTGCAAGCCTCTACGGCGTCAATGACAGGTTTAATATTAATAACTCTCATGTTATACCTTCAATGATTATTAAGTTCCATGAGGCTAAAGTAAATAACAAGCCATATGTTGAATTATGGGGCACAGGAAATCCTTTAAGAGAATTTCTGTATGTTGATGATATGGCAGATGCCTGTTTGTATCTTATGCAGAATTATGAAGGAAACGAGTTTGTCAACATCGGCTCAGGTAAAGAAATCAGCATACGTAACCTTGCTGAAACATTAAAGCAAGTAACAGAATACACCGGCGAACTTGTCTTTGATACAACCAAACCTGATGGTACCCCAAGGCGTGTACTGGATAACTCTAAAATACATAAGACAGGGTGGGTACCTCGGATTGATATGGAAGAAGGCCTTCGAAGAGAATATGAATATTATTTGAAATACATTATTGGCTAA
- the tadA gene encoding tRNA adenosine(34) deaminase TadA: MYTRNEQFMQEAIKQAKEAYAKGESPVGAIVVKDGELIASGCNQKEEKQDVTSHAEIEALKKAAKKLGTWRLDGCDMYVTLEPCAMCAGAIIQSRIKTLYIGAMDKKAGAAGSVIDLFRVPQFNHRVDVVYGLMFEECGNILTEFFKRLRK, from the coding sequence ATGTACACCAGAAACGAACAGTTTATGCAAGAAGCAATTAAACAGGCAAAAGAGGCTTATGCAAAGGGTGAATCTCCGGTAGGAGCAATTGTAGTAAAGGATGGAGAGCTTATCGCCAGCGGCTGTAATCAAAAGGAAGAAAAACAGGATGTTACGTCCCATGCCGAAATAGAAGCTTTAAAAAAGGCCGCAAAGAAGCTTGGAACATGGCGGCTGGACGGTTGTGACATGTATGTTACTTTAGAGCCTTGTGCCATGTGTGCAGGTGCTATAATTCAGTCAAGAATAAAAACACTTTATATAGGGGCAATGGACAAAAAGGCGGGCGCTGCAGGCTCAGTTATAGATTTATTCAGAGTTCCCCAATTTAATCACAGAGTTGACGTAGTATATGGATTAATGTTCGAAGAATGTGGAAATATATTAACAGAATTTTTTAAGCGGCTAAGAAAATAA
- the ilvB gene encoding biosynthetic-type acetolactate synthase large subunit, with amino-acid sequence MKITGAQALVKALELENVTTIFGYPGAAICPFYDALLDSDINHVLTRHEQGAAHAASGYSRVTGKTGVCVATSGPGATNLITGIATAYSDSIPMVAITGQVSLDLIGRDVFQEVDITGATEPFCKHNYLVKNIKDLPRIVKEAFHIASTGRPGPVLIDVPVDIQTDELDFIYPHEVDIKGYKPNYKGHPQQIRRIAEAITSSQRPIICAGGGVISAKASEVMTRLAEKCQIPVVTTLMGIGSIPVEHPLNFGMLGSHGVYAANYAVHNTDLLIIIGARVGDRALGTAGKIAEKAGIIHIDIDPAEIGKNVSTTIPVVGDAGLILEDLYKSIQKCNTLQWLESLQQAVKKNKVELTEKNNYVNPKKLIAELSKRLNDDAIVVTEVGQNQIWAANNFIARTPGSFITSGGLGTMGYGLPAGIGVKTGKPGSTVVVIGGDGSFQMSMPELGTIKQNRLGVKILILNNSRLGMVREMQKNKYKKRYSQVFLDDNPDFVKIAEAYGFKSKRISCNSQIDSALDSFLDDDNAYLLECIVDPEEETV; translated from the coding sequence TTGAAAATAACAGGAGCGCAGGCGTTGGTAAAGGCACTTGAGTTGGAGAACGTAACTACAATTTTCGGATATCCCGGTGCGGCAATCTGTCCATTTTATGATGCACTGCTGGATTCGGATATCAATCATGTACTTACAAGACATGAGCAGGGAGCGGCACATGCTGCCAGCGGATATTCAAGAGTTACCGGAAAGACGGGGGTATGTGTAGCTACCTCGGGACCGGGTGCGACAAACCTTATAACAGGGATTGCAACTGCATATTCGGATTCGATTCCAATGGTAGCTATAACAGGTCAGGTATCACTTGATTTGATAGGCAGGGATGTGTTTCAGGAGGTCGATATTACAGGAGCTACAGAACCCTTCTGCAAGCATAACTACTTAGTAAAAAACATTAAGGATTTGCCCAGAATAGTAAAAGAAGCATTCCATATTGCTTCCACCGGCAGGCCCGGCCCGGTACTGATAGATGTACCTGTGGACATACAGACAGATGAACTTGATTTTATATATCCCCATGAGGTAGATATTAAGGGATATAAGCCAAATTACAAAGGTCATCCCCAGCAGATAAGAAGGATTGCAGAGGCGATTACAAGCTCACAAAGACCAATAATATGTGCGGGAGGCGGAGTTATATCCGCTAAGGCATCAGAGGTAATGACAAGGCTTGCAGAGAAGTGCCAGATACCTGTTGTGACAACGTTAATGGGAATTGGGTCAATCCCTGTAGAGCATCCTTTGAATTTCGGAATGTTAGGCTCCCATGGTGTATATGCCGCTAACTATGCGGTACATAACACAGACCTCCTTATAATAATAGGGGCCAGAGTGGGAGACCGTGCTTTGGGAACTGCAGGCAAGATAGCTGAAAAGGCAGGAATAATTCATATTGACATCGACCCTGCCGAGATAGGAAAAAATGTAAGTACTACCATACCTGTTGTAGGAGATGCAGGCTTGATACTTGAGGACTTGTATAAGTCTATTCAAAAATGTAATACTTTACAATGGTTAGAAAGTTTGCAGCAGGCTGTTAAAAAGAACAAAGTTGAATTAACAGAGAAAAATAATTATGTAAATCCCAAGAAGCTTATAGCTGAACTTTCAAAAAGACTTAATGATGACGCAATAGTAGTTACGGAAGTCGGACAGAATCAGATATGGGCGGCAAACAATTTTATTGCAAGAACCCCGGGTTCTTTTATAACCTCAGGGGGATTAGGAACTATGGGATATGGCCTTCCGGCAGGAATTGGAGTCAAAACGGGGAAACCTGGCAGTACGGTAGTTGTTATAGGCGGTGACGGAAGTTTTCAGATGTCAATGCCGGAGTTGGGTACCATAAAACAAAACAGACTGGGAGTTAAAATCCTTATACTCAATAACAGCAGGTTGGGCATGGTTCGTGAAATGCAGAAGAACAAATATAAAAAGAGGTATTCGCAGGTATTTCTTGATGATAATCCTGACTTCGTTAAAATAGCCGAGGCATATGGATTCAAATCAAAAAGAATATCCTGTAATTCGCAGATAGACAGTGCATTGGACAGCTTTCTTGATGATGATAATGCATATCTGCTGGAATGTATAGTAGATCCTGAAGAAGAAACGGTTTAG